Proteins from a single region of Terriglobales bacterium:
- a CDS encoding M1 family aminopeptidase: protein MPALAGPTREGQAAPVAHDALTAEALYVQLGNVGLDPSRVYLVRDASLDREDLHISLDDGRIAFTRNVLGRVTGAFFEGEGEILLVPPDQAERSSMALFTGSAILEEKFTSAYLRFNDDTFEQLQPALRAASDAQDYVGRLDAAARNLAGTDALRLLLTFSRSLPSPDGVGSQVAVTAGDEDRFLHARLQNQRRGLFDVYFDSTLAEQISVGQLNRREGASYYDMWTSFATRSSRLLPNRTEASGRKFHREDKVEISRYEIHANVTPPENLTAETTLDLQVRRGGDRTLLFELSRFLEVQAVESDGKPVEFIHNPSVEGTQRARRSNDVVAVIFPQLLQSGQRLRLRFKYSGSVLSDAGGGLLYVGARGTWYPNRGMANAQFEMEFRYPVGWTLLATGKLMSRPGTPKPSSSNTAGSEQVSHWQTERPIPLAGFNMGRYVRAVARAGKVEVQTYAAGVEHAFPRPHTTVTPSLSPEGAIPAPPFEHPPDLVPPQVPSPARNAQSVAEKSARAIDYWSSRLGPFPYSSLALTQIPGPSSQGWPGLVYLSSYTFLQPEDRANLRLSPTADVLYGRLMQWHETAHQWWGDLVMWRSYRDQWISEALANYCALMMVENDSPQQFAAVMDHYRQQLLANNKEGMPLKDAGPVTLGIRLSSSRFPTAYDEVAYGRGTWLFHMLRHMLRDAAGPSVARLPARSNAAGGDELFWQVLRRLQERYAGKEMTLSDVQEAFEEQLPAVLRYENRKSLDWFFQGWVNGTAIPRLRIRDMKFVPRGATAEVTGTILQEDAPDDLVTSVPIYAVTGTRSQLLLGRVFAEGHETHFRLTAPIGAHKLIMDPYQSVLAQVR, encoded by the coding sequence ATGCCTGCCCTCGCCGGCCCAACACGCGAAGGTCAAGCTGCGCCAGTCGCTCACGATGCCCTCACTGCGGAGGCTCTGTACGTCCAACTCGGCAATGTTGGACTGGATCCGTCCCGTGTGTACCTGGTGCGGGATGCCTCCCTCGACCGGGAAGACCTGCATATCAGCCTTGATGACGGCAGGATTGCTTTCACGCGTAATGTGTTGGGCCGAGTGACCGGTGCCTTCTTCGAGGGCGAGGGCGAAATCTTGCTGGTGCCGCCTGACCAGGCGGAACGTTCCTCCATGGCGCTGTTTACTGGGTCTGCCATCCTGGAGGAGAAATTCACTAGTGCCTACTTGCGCTTTAATGATGACACCTTCGAGCAGTTGCAACCCGCCCTTCGTGCCGCCTCTGACGCCCAGGATTATGTCGGCCGGCTAGATGCCGCTGCAAGAAATTTGGCCGGAACTGACGCGCTTCGGCTTCTGCTTACGTTTAGCCGAAGCTTGCCGAGTCCGGATGGGGTAGGCAGCCAGGTCGCAGTCACGGCAGGAGACGAGGACCGCTTCCTGCATGCGCGGCTGCAGAATCAGCGCCGAGGTCTTTTCGACGTGTACTTTGATTCCACGTTGGCGGAGCAAATCTCTGTTGGGCAGCTGAACCGCAGGGAAGGCGCCAGCTACTACGATATGTGGACTTCTTTCGCCACTCGCTCCTCACGGTTGCTTCCCAATAGAACCGAGGCCTCCGGCAGGAAATTTCACAGGGAAGATAAAGTTGAGATCTCGCGCTATGAGATCCACGCCAATGTGACGCCGCCAGAGAATCTCACCGCAGAGACCACATTGGACCTGCAGGTACGACGCGGTGGGGATCGCACGCTCTTGTTCGAGCTTTCGCGCTTTTTGGAGGTCCAGGCGGTTGAGTCGGACGGCAAGCCGGTGGAGTTTATCCATAATCCTTCTGTAGAAGGCACTCAGCGAGCCCGCCGAAGCAACGACGTGGTGGCGGTGATTTTTCCCCAACTGTTGCAAAGCGGGCAGCGACTGAGATTGCGATTTAAGTATTCGGGCTCGGTGCTCTCCGATGCCGGAGGAGGATTGCTGTACGTTGGAGCACGCGGCACGTGGTATCCGAATCGCGGCATGGCGAATGCGCAGTTCGAGATGGAATTTCGTTATCCTGTCGGCTGGACGCTCCTGGCTACCGGTAAGCTGATGAGCCGCCCTGGAACTCCGAAGCCTTCCTCCAGCAATACTGCAGGGAGCGAACAGGTTTCCCACTGGCAGACGGAAAGGCCCATTCCTCTAGCGGGATTCAATATGGGACGTTATGTCCGTGCGGTGGCGCGGGCCGGCAAGGTGGAAGTCCAGACTTATGCCGCCGGCGTCGAGCACGCATTTCCGCGGCCGCATACGACAGTAACACCTAGCCTGTCTCCCGAGGGTGCAATCCCTGCTCCACCTTTTGAGCACCCGCCCGATCTGGTCCCACCTCAGGTCCCATCACCGGCCCGCAATGCGCAATCGGTGGCTGAAAAATCGGCCCGCGCCATTGACTACTGGTCGTCGCGCCTCGGTCCGTTTCCTTATAGTTCTCTGGCGCTCACCCAAATCCCTGGCCCGAGCAGCCAAGGTTGGCCGGGGCTGGTGTACCTCTCCAGCTATACCTTCCTTCAGCCCGAAGACAGGGCAAACCTGCGCCTCTCACCGACGGCGGATGTGTTGTACGGCCGCTTAATGCAGTGGCACGAAACCGCTCATCAGTGGTGGGGTGATCTGGTGATGTGGCGCAGCTACCGGGACCAGTGGATCTCAGAAGCGCTGGCGAATTATTGCGCCCTCATGATGGTCGAGAATGACAGCCCACAACAATTCGCAGCGGTGATGGACCATTATCGTCAGCAGCTGCTCGCCAATAATAAAGAGGGGATGCCCCTGAAAGATGCCGGACCCGTAACTCTGGGAATAAGGCTTTCGTCGTCGCGATTTCCTACCGCCTATGACGAGGTTGCCTACGGCCGGGGGACGTGGCTTTTCCATATGCTGCGTCACATGTTGCGCGATGCTGCCGGGCCAAGTGTTGCGCGACTGCCGGCGCGAAGTAACGCTGCAGGAGGTGACGAGCTGTTTTGGCAAGTGCTGCGAAGATTGCAAGAGCGCTACGCCGGTAAGGAAATGACCTTGAGCGATGTCCAGGAAGCATTCGAGGAACAGCTGCCGGCCGTGCTCAGGTATGAAAACCGCAAATCACTGGACTGGTTTTTTCAGGGCTGGGTGAATGGGACGGCGATCCCGCGCTTGCGCATCAGGGACATGAAATTTGTTCCCCGTGGCGCAACTGCCGAGGTGACAGGAACAATTCTGCAGGAAGATGCGCCCGACGATCTGGTCACTTCGGTCCCGATCTATGCGGTTACCGGAACGCGATCGCAACTGCTGCTGGGCCGAGTCTTTGCCGAAGGTCATGAGACCCATTTCCGGCTAACGGCTCCCATTGGCGCGCACAAGTTGATAATGGATCCTTATCAGAGCGTTCTCGCCCAAGTGCGCTAA
- the pstS gene encoding phosphate ABC transporter substrate-binding protein PstS, translating into MTRWNVFVFVLILLAALCGTLALTATAQNINLNGAGATFPYPIYSKWFSEYHKLHPEVQINYQSIGSGGGIRQVTAGTVDFGASDGPMSDEQLRDAPFQLSHIPTVLGSVVPAYNIAGVSEEIKFTPQVLAGIFLRNITNWNDKQIAAANPGLKLPDKPIVVVHRSDGSGTSYIFTDFLSKVSPEWKSKVGKGTSVQWPVGVGAKGNEGVAGMVRQMDGALGYVELIYALQNKISYGPVKNAAGNFVKASLESTTAAAASAKTMPDDFRVSITNAPGKDAYPIASFTWLLIPAKSKDPAKGKVLHDFLVWMLDQGEPMATQLNYAPLPPNVAEKVKAKINQIH; encoded by the coding sequence GTGACACGGTGGAACGTATTCGTGTTTGTCTTAATTCTTCTAGCGGCGCTGTGTGGGACGTTGGCCTTGACGGCCACTGCGCAAAATATCAACCTGAACGGCGCAGGCGCAACTTTCCCTTATCCCATTTATTCCAAATGGTTCAGTGAATATCACAAGCTGCACCCTGAGGTGCAGATTAATTACCAATCCATCGGAAGCGGCGGCGGTATTCGCCAGGTGACCGCCGGCACTGTAGATTTCGGCGCCAGTGATGGCCCGATGTCGGACGAGCAGCTGAGGGATGCGCCATTCCAACTTTCCCATATTCCTACCGTGCTGGGCTCCGTTGTGCCCGCCTACAACATTGCTGGCGTAAGCGAAGAAATTAAGTTCACGCCCCAAGTGCTGGCGGGCATTTTCCTGCGCAACATCACCAATTGGAACGATAAGCAGATCGCCGCAGCTAATCCGGGGCTAAAACTTCCAGACAAGCCAATTGTCGTTGTCCATCGCTCGGACGGCAGCGGTACAAGCTACATCTTTACCGACTTTCTCTCAAAGGTTAGTCCCGAATGGAAATCCAAAGTAGGGAAAGGCACCTCGGTGCAGTGGCCCGTTGGCGTCGGTGCTAAAGGAAATGAAGGCGTTGCCGGTATGGTGCGGCAAATGGATGGCGCCCTAGGGTATGTGGAGCTGATCTACGCCCTGCAAAACAAGATTTCGTACGGGCCGGTAAAGAATGCTGCGGGAAATTTCGTCAAAGCCAGCCTCGAGAGCACTACCGCAGCAGCCGCGTCGGCAAAAACCATGCCGGACGACTTCCGCGTGTCCATCACTAATGCGCCGGGCAAGGATGCCTATCCCATCGCCAGCTTCACTTGGCTGCTGATTCCGGCCAAGTCCAAGGATCCTGCCAAGGGCAAGGTCCTGCATGATTTTCTGGTTTGGATGTTGGACCAGGGTGAGCCGATGGCAACCCAACTAAACTATGCGCCTTTGCCGCCTAACGTCGCAGAAAAAGTAAAGGCCAAGATCAACCAGATCCACTGA
- a CDS encoding putative porin — protein sequence MTSKTLWQFLLFLSLVPALLAQGTQGTGTTRKTTSTTKKTTTVRRGASTTTAGNSDIQALRDALAAQQAQIQQQQQLLLELKQQLQSRDQATQQSLSQLQQAQSAATTAQEKAAAAETAANEQKDPVTKLQTDVADVKTNMTSTVQTALDEQKKLSGIQDFLSRFRFTGDVRVRGENLVQDYSGCKGCFDRNRARFRARFGVEGQLSEDFVGGLFVASGSNADPTTTNETLTNAFNRKLVGWDRAYIIYNPTAHKWLSLTGGKFAYSWNRTSVTFDPDLNPEGFSQKLSFDLKSPFIKNVTLQGMELFFNEVSKGPDSYAAGGQVSTKLSFMKDRITITPSATLLNWHLPDALLQASAFTVGATTTGSPSTGTPPPVGTPVIGPLPITGPGPGCAGGSGLPSFPPCVFAPNGFTNATVVDAKGVPHFRSRFLYADALLNTQVKTGMERLPLNFLLEYENNLNARHPNNVGVGRQAHAYYGELSLGQTKNKNDLQFGYAFLRQEQDSVLAAFNESDQRAPTNIVQHRAYVQWKVRKNIVAGYTLWVGRTLNSNLQHAALASGIKPGQVEPYLKRMQFDLVYSF from the coding sequence GTGACTAGCAAGACTCTGTGGCAATTCCTTCTATTCCTGTCGCTTGTGCCGGCTCTGTTGGCGCAGGGCACGCAGGGAACCGGCACCACAAGAAAGACAACCAGCACTACAAAAAAGACGACCACTGTAAGACGGGGCGCCAGCACAACGACCGCGGGCAACAGCGATATTCAGGCACTGCGAGATGCTCTGGCAGCGCAGCAAGCACAGATCCAGCAGCAACAGCAGCTGTTGTTGGAATTGAAACAGCAGCTGCAGAGTCGTGATCAAGCCACGCAGCAAAGCCTGAGCCAGCTCCAGCAGGCACAGTCGGCAGCCACTACTGCACAGGAGAAGGCGGCGGCGGCTGAAACCGCGGCTAACGAGCAGAAGGACCCGGTCACCAAGCTACAGACTGACGTTGCGGACGTAAAAACAAACATGACCAGCACCGTGCAAACGGCACTGGATGAGCAGAAAAAGCTTTCAGGCATTCAAGACTTTCTCAGCCGCTTCCGCTTTACTGGCGACGTGCGCGTACGCGGTGAAAACCTCGTCCAGGACTACAGCGGCTGCAAAGGCTGCTTTGACCGCAATCGCGCGCGCTTCCGGGCACGCTTTGGAGTGGAAGGACAGTTGAGTGAGGACTTTGTCGGCGGTCTCTTCGTGGCCTCAGGCTCCAACGCTGATCCCACCACCACGAACGAAACTCTTACCAACGCGTTCAATCGGAAGCTTGTTGGTTGGGATCGCGCCTACATAATTTACAACCCTACAGCCCACAAGTGGCTGTCGCTGACGGGCGGAAAATTCGCTTACAGCTGGAACCGAACCTCCGTCACTTTCGACCCCGACCTGAATCCCGAAGGTTTCAGCCAGAAGCTCTCGTTCGATTTGAAATCGCCGTTCATCAAGAATGTGACCCTTCAGGGTATGGAACTATTCTTTAACGAAGTGTCGAAAGGCCCCGATTCCTATGCGGCGGGTGGTCAGGTTTCCACCAAGTTGTCCTTCATGAAGGACCGCATCACCATAACTCCATCTGCCACTCTCTTGAACTGGCATCTGCCTGATGCCCTCCTGCAAGCATCGGCGTTCACAGTGGGCGCCACAACTACCGGATCGCCGAGCACAGGTACTCCGCCGCCGGTTGGTACTCCGGTGATTGGTCCGCTCCCTATCACAGGGCCTGGCCCGGGCTGCGCCGGCGGATCAGGGTTGCCTAGCTTCCCACCTTGCGTGTTCGCGCCCAACGGCTTCACGAACGCGACGGTTGTGGATGCTAAGGGAGTACCGCACTTCAGGTCACGCTTTCTTTACGCCGATGCCCTGTTGAACACCCAAGTGAAGACCGGTATGGAGAGGCTGCCTCTCAACTTTCTCCTGGAGTATGAGAACAACCTCAACGCCCGGCACCCGAACAACGTAGGCGTCGGACGTCAGGCGCATGCCTATTACGGGGAGCTCAGCCTGGGTCAAACCAAGAACAAGAACGACCTGCAATTTGGCTATGCGTTCCTACGGCAGGAGCAGGACTCGGTGCTGGCCGCTTTCAATGAGAGCGATCAGCGCGCTCCCACCAATATTGTTCAGCATCGCGCCTATGTGCAGTGGAAGGTCCGCAAGAATATCGTAGCGGGCTACACCCTGTGGGTTGGGCGTACTCTGAACAGCAACCTGCAGCACGCTGCTCTGGCTTCCGGAATCAAGCCCGGGCAGGTTGAGCCTTACCTCAAGCGCATGCAGTTCGATTTGGTTTACAGTTTCTAG
- the pstC gene encoding phosphate ABC transporter permease subunit PstC translates to MPRITKGTATPASSAGPTSLPPAGESGGAVPLLRAGTGFFGRLSDPAFGVAMMACGMTVMIILVLIVLELVLNSRLSLHQFGWGFFKTQIWDPVAGNFGALPFIYGTLVSSLVALALAVPLGVGAAVFIAEMCPARLRGILSFTTELLAAIPSVIYGLWAIFVLVPLLRLYVEPWLAKYFGWTRLFEGPPYGIGMLAAGVVLAIMVVPIISSLTRDVLTAVPRQQREAVLALGATRWEMIRMGVLRNARAGILGAIILGLGRALGETMAVTMVIGNRPEIAKSLLAPGYTMASVIANEFSEATGNLYLSALVEIGLALFLVTIVVNGFARLLVWTVTRGVPARVHAQ, encoded by the coding sequence GTGCCTCGAATCACTAAGGGCACTGCTACTCCAGCTTCGTCCGCCGGTCCAACCTCTTTACCTCCCGCAGGGGAGAGTGGTGGGGCCGTCCCGCTTCTGCGTGCAGGCACCGGTTTCTTCGGCAGGCTGAGTGATCCCGCTTTCGGTGTGGCCATGATGGCTTGTGGGATGACCGTCATGATCATCCTGGTGCTCATAGTTTTGGAGTTGGTTTTGAATTCCCGCCTTTCCCTACACCAGTTCGGTTGGGGATTCTTCAAGACCCAGATATGGGACCCGGTTGCCGGCAATTTCGGTGCGTTGCCTTTTATTTACGGCACTCTGGTTTCATCCTTGGTGGCTCTAGCGTTGGCGGTGCCGCTGGGAGTCGGGGCCGCCGTCTTCATTGCGGAAATGTGTCCCGCCCGGCTGCGCGGGATACTCTCGTTCACAACCGAGTTACTGGCCGCCATTCCTAGCGTGATCTATGGACTGTGGGCGATATTTGTCCTGGTGCCGCTCCTCCGGCTGTACGTGGAACCTTGGCTGGCGAAGTATTTTGGTTGGACTCGGCTGTTTGAAGGCCCGCCTTACGGAATTGGTATGTTGGCAGCCGGGGTGGTGTTGGCGATCATGGTGGTACCCATTATTTCTTCCCTGACGCGAGATGTTCTCACCGCAGTTCCCCGGCAGCAACGCGAGGCTGTGTTGGCGCTGGGGGCCACCCGCTGGGAGATGATCCGCATGGGGGTGTTGCGCAATGCGCGTGCGGGCATTCTAGGCGCGATCATCCTGGGCCTTGGGCGGGCGCTTGGCGAGACCATGGCCGTTACTATGGTGATCGGCAACCGCCCGGAAATCGCCAAGTCGCTGCTCGCACCCGGTTACACCATGGCGAGCGTAATCGCTAACGAGTTTAGCGAGGCCACCGGCAACCTGTACCTGAGTGCGCTGGTTGAGATCGGATTAGCCTTGTTCCTGGTCACCATTGTGGTGAACGGTTTCGCGCGGCTCCTGGTGTGGACGGTGACCCGCGGTGTCCCTGCGAGGGTGCATGCCCAGTAG
- the pstA gene encoding phosphate ABC transporter permease PstA, whose amino-acid sequence MPSRSDVMSQDRISWARTVKDHLATACAVLAILLVLLPLAAIFLYLMQRGLSSINWAFLTQTPKPVGEVGGGMGNAIAGSGVILAIASLIGVPVGIGAGVFLAEYGRNRFGNAIRFTADVLNGVPSIVIGIVAYGLVVFRQKHFSALAGGVALSIMMIPTISRATEEMLLLVPLSVREAALGLGISRWRTTVSITLRTAAAGIITGIMLAFARVAGETAPLLFTAFGNQYWNWKLDQPTAALPLQIFAYAISPYDEWHRQAWAGALVLIVLIVSVVAIVRIVASRGLLKGTN is encoded by the coding sequence ATGCCCAGTAGGTCAGATGTGATGTCCCAAGATCGCATCAGCTGGGCCCGCACGGTAAAAGACCACCTTGCCACGGCATGTGCAGTTCTGGCAATTCTGCTGGTGCTTTTGCCCCTAGCTGCGATCTTTCTGTACCTGATGCAGCGTGGTCTTAGTTCCATCAACTGGGCTTTCCTGACTCAGACTCCCAAGCCCGTGGGCGAAGTGGGTGGGGGCATGGGCAATGCCATCGCTGGCTCAGGTGTGATTCTGGCGATCGCCAGCCTTATCGGAGTGCCGGTCGGTATCGGTGCCGGAGTATTTCTCGCCGAATACGGACGTAATCGCTTCGGAAATGCTATCCGCTTCACAGCCGATGTGCTAAATGGCGTACCCTCAATTGTAATCGGCATTGTCGCTTACGGACTTGTGGTGTTCCGCCAGAAACACTTCTCTGCGTTAGCGGGTGGCGTGGCACTGAGCATTATGATGATTCCCACCATAAGCCGCGCTACAGAGGAAATGTTGCTGCTGGTTCCACTGTCTGTGCGGGAGGCGGCTTTAGGATTGGGGATTTCACGGTGGCGAACGACGGTGTCCATTACTCTACGAACAGCTGCTGCCGGAATTATTACGGGAATTATGCTGGCATTTGCCCGAGTCGCGGGTGAGACAGCACCTCTCTTGTTTACGGCCTTCGGTAATCAATACTGGAACTGGAAACTGGACCAGCCCACCGCCGCGCTGCCGTTACAGATTTTCGCGTATGCCATTTCTCCCTATGATGAGTGGCACCGCCAGGCATGGGCGGGTGCTCTGGTGTTAATCGTGCTTATTGTTAGCGTTGTGGCCATTGTAAGAATTGTTGCCAGTCGCGGGCTGTTGAAGGGGACCAACTGA
- the pstB gene encoding phosphate ABC transporter ATP-binding protein PstB gives MGVGVEVRDLNAWFGQNQALHDITMSIAPNHATAIIGPSGCGKSTFIRCLNRMHETLPDTRVSGQVRIGDINVYGNGTPAVQIRRHVGMVFQKPNPFPTMSIYDNVAAGLKLNGFRNARRLDEIVERSLRMAALWDEVKDQLKKQSGASLSGGQQQRLCIARALAVEPNVLLMDEPASALDPISTGKVEDLIFQLKEKYTIVIVTHNMQQAARVAEFTGFFLLGRLIEFDKTEKIFTKPSEKRTEDYITGRFG, from the coding sequence ATGGGTGTAGGCGTCGAAGTGCGGGACCTGAATGCCTGGTTCGGACAAAATCAAGCCCTGCATGACATCACCATGTCTATTGCTCCTAACCACGCCACTGCAATCATTGGGCCTTCCGGGTGTGGTAAATCCACGTTCATTCGTTGTTTAAACCGCATGCACGAAACCTTGCCTGATACTCGAGTATCAGGTCAGGTTCGTATTGGCGATATCAATGTGTACGGCAATGGAACCCCAGCCGTCCAAATACGCCGGCATGTGGGTATGGTTTTCCAAAAACCAAACCCATTTCCCACCATGTCAATTTATGACAATGTGGCGGCCGGCCTTAAGCTGAATGGATTCCGCAATGCCCGGCGGCTTGACGAGATCGTGGAGCGCTCTTTGCGCATGGCGGCACTCTGGGATGAAGTGAAAGATCAGCTCAAGAAGCAGTCCGGGGCCAGCCTCTCCGGCGGGCAGCAACAGCGGCTCTGCATTGCGCGTGCGCTTGCTGTCGAACCTAATGTATTGTTGATGGACGAACCCGCCTCGGCGTTGGATCCTATTTCCACCGGCAAGGTAGAGGACCTTATATTTCAATTGAAAGAGAAGTACACCATAGTGATTGTCACCCACAACATGCAGCAAGCCGCCCGAGTGGCGGAGTTTACGGGATTTTTCCTGTTAGGGCGACTCATCGAATTTGATAAGACGGAAAAAATCTTCACCAAACCTTCCGAGAAACGCACGGAAGACTACATCACAGGCAGGTTCGGCTAA
- the phoU gene encoding phosphate signaling complex protein PhoU has product MRTKFQQGLEELREKLLKMGGLAEQAVERACQAYRERDLVLCRRVLEGEDLINIAEREIDEIALDLLAMQQPMAIDLRFILAVVKINADLERVGDQAVNIAERVMDMVDMPAADLPVDIPRMASAASAMVQRSLESFIEGKAELAQAVLEMDNVVDRMRDEAFITLVRTMNENPTVTRQALDALLISRNLERVADHATNIAEDVIFWVRGADVRHSFGTGHVTAR; this is encoded by the coding sequence ATGCGGACCAAATTTCAGCAAGGGTTGGAAGAGTTACGGGAAAAGCTGCTCAAAATGGGAGGCTTGGCTGAACAGGCAGTGGAACGCGCCTGCCAGGCTTATCGCGAGCGCGATCTCGTCCTCTGCCGTCGTGTGCTGGAAGGTGAAGACCTGATCAACATCGCCGAGCGCGAAATTGACGAGATTGCCCTCGACCTGCTCGCCATGCAACAGCCCATGGCGATTGACCTCCGCTTCATCCTGGCGGTGGTCAAGATTAATGCTGACCTTGAGCGCGTCGGCGACCAAGCCGTGAACATAGCGGAGAGAGTTATGGACATGGTTGACATGCCAGCGGCCGACTTGCCCGTGGACATTCCTCGTATGGCTTCCGCCGCGTCGGCTATGGTCCAGCGCTCGCTGGAATCGTTCATCGAAGGCAAGGCCGAACTGGCTCAGGCCGTCCTGGAAATGGACAATGTTGTGGACCGCATGCGCGACGAGGCTTTCATTACCTTGGTCCGCACCATGAATGAAAATCCTACGGTCACGCGGCAAGCGCTCGATGCACTTCTCATCTCCAGAAATCTCGAGCGGGTGGCTGACCACGCCACCAATATTGCCGAAGACGTGATCTTCTGGGTGCGCGGGGCAGACGTACGGCACTCCTTCGGGACCGGCCACGTGACTGCCAGGTAG
- a CDS encoding metallophosphoesterase, producing the protein MVRFLFLIVFLTLLYFSQRFWIVRSRRRIARVQHPKLRFVLRWSWIGAVSLFLLLLAQRVAGIAGWPSPHQEYYAWSSILLALWLGGSIVSYLAVQVVRGAGKLWRIVAAALRRLGPRSANVPDLVDGSRRYFLRTATFAAGALPFAAAVYGFAAERFRYTVRRVEVPITGLPPALDGLRIAQLSDIHISDYMPRSEVARAVDLANQLDAELVAVTGDLLTGPGDPLEQCVKELGRLRAPLGVWGCNGNHEIYADAEDAAEELFRQHGMQMLRQQNTELTWRGMKFNLIGVDYQRQHSWSGERLEMLRGVEALIRRDMPNILLSHNPNAFDRARELGIELTLAGHTHGGQVKVEILDHRFTPARFITAYPAGLYQRSFGAGAGKTADASPRDPGGHASLYVNRGLGTIGIPVRLGVPPEITLLTLRRA; encoded by the coding sequence ATGGTTCGGTTTCTTTTTCTTATCGTCTTTCTGACGTTACTTTACTTCTCACAGCGGTTCTGGATTGTACGGAGCCGGCGGCGCATCGCCCGGGTGCAGCACCCTAAGCTGCGGTTCGTTCTCCGCTGGTCATGGATCGGTGCGGTCTCGCTCTTCCTGCTGCTACTTGCCCAGAGGGTCGCGGGGATAGCGGGCTGGCCCTCTCCCCACCAGGAATACTATGCCTGGTCCTCAATCCTGCTGGCGCTGTGGTTGGGCGGGTCCATCGTTTCCTACCTGGCGGTGCAGGTTGTGCGCGGGGCGGGGAAGCTTTGGCGGATCGTAGCAGCAGCCTTGCGCCGGTTGGGACCTCGCAGCGCAAATGTGCCTGACTTGGTGGACGGCTCACGGCGGTATTTCCTCCGCACGGCTACGTTCGCGGCGGGGGCGCTGCCCTTTGCAGCCGCCGTTTACGGATTCGCGGCTGAGCGTTTCCGTTACACGGTGCGTCGAGTGGAGGTCCCAATCACGGGGCTTCCGCCTGCGCTCGATGGTCTCCGAATCGCCCAGCTCAGCGACATTCACATCAGCGACTATATGCCCCGCAGTGAGGTCGCTCGAGCTGTGGACCTGGCTAACCAACTTGACGCGGAACTGGTTGCGGTTACCGGCGATCTGCTGACAGGTCCCGGCGATCCCCTGGAGCAATGCGTAAAAGAACTGGGCCGTTTGCGCGCACCTCTGGGAGTGTGGGGGTGCAACGGCAATCACGAGATCTACGCCGACGCAGAAGATGCCGCTGAAGAACTGTTTCGGCAACACGGCATGCAGATGTTGCGCCAGCAGAATACAGAGCTCACCTGGCGTGGCATGAAGTTCAACTTGATCGGAGTGGACTATCAACGGCAACATTCGTGGTCGGGCGAGCGCCTGGAGATGTTGCGCGGAGTTGAGGCATTAATCCGGCGAGATATGCCCAACATTCTGCTGTCCCACAATCCCAATGCTTTCGATCGCGCCCGCGAACTGGGTATTGAATTGACACTTGCTGGACATACTCACGGCGGCCAAGTCAAAGTTGAAATCCTGGACCACCGCTTCACGCCCGCGCGGTTCATTACCGCTTACCCGGCCGGACTCTATCAGCGTTCCTTTGGAGCCGGCGCTGGGAAAACTGCCGACGCTTCGCCCCGCGATCCGGGCGGCCACGCCTCCTTATACGTGAACCGCGGCTTGGGGACCATCGGCATACCGGTTCGACTTGGTGTGCCACCCGAAATTACGTTGCTCACGTTGCGCCGAGCGTGA
- a CDS encoding GNAT family N-acetyltransferase — protein sequence MTHPLDNVIWRALTTRQAKFAEAGDYARRFPTDITSLAAVSSLTAEGYESLASLPSAKTPSALFLESPQEPPREWRVIESTPLLQMACENGVRQTKKLDFIELTAADAPEMLALARLTKPGPFGLRTHELGDYIGIRDSGKLVAMAGERLRIPGYTEVSAVCTHPDYLGHGYATALMAILMERIHHRGEIPFLHVRPGNLRAVELYKRLGFRDRRLLHLSVIQNCTD from the coding sequence ATGACGCATCCACTCGACAACGTCATATGGAGAGCACTCACCACCAGGCAGGCAAAATTTGCTGAAGCTGGCGACTATGCGCGGAGATTTCCCACCGACATCACCTCTCTTGCCGCTGTGTCATCGCTGACGGCAGAAGGTTACGAGTCCTTAGCATCTTTGCCCTCAGCCAAAACACCCTCCGCCCTCTTTCTTGAAAGTCCCCAGGAGCCCCCCAGAGAGTGGCGAGTCATAGAAAGTACGCCACTATTGCAAATGGCGTGTGAAAACGGGGTCCGCCAAACAAAAAAGCTCGACTTCATTGAGCTGACAGCGGCAGATGCGCCTGAGATGCTGGCTCTTGCCAGGTTAACCAAGCCCGGGCCGTTCGGCCTTCGTACCCACGAATTGGGCGACTATATCGGGATCCGCGATTCCGGAAAGCTGGTCGCGATGGCAGGCGAGCGGCTGCGAATTCCCGGGTACACCGAGGTGAGTGCCGTATGCACCCATCCCGATTACCTCGGACATGGATATGCCACCGCACTCATGGCTATTTTGATGGAGCGAATTCACCACCGCGGCGAAATTCCGTTTCTGCATGTGCGTCCAGGAAATCTGCGGGCGGTCGAGCTATACAAGCGTCTGGGCTTCAGAGACAGGCGACTACTGCATCTTTCTGTGATTCAAAATTGCACAGACTAA